A window of the Gemmatirosa kalamazoonensis genome harbors these coding sequences:
- the mreC gene encoding rod shape-determining protein MreC, whose protein sequence is MATRASRVGSVIDNALLGTCFLGSLILLFLPVQLRDRSAAALRRTIVAPFAELQRRAELMRAAFVSYDERMDRLAQITRLQIEYSAVRSENERLRKTLSLGSRLSWGFVAAEATPAQLESDLVSRQILQTFSVTAGSRAGIQPFTPVINADGLVGMVQTADASSSIAISYAHPDFRVSATTPNDSAFGVVQARLGSGKELGLLEMRGVPFRSPLKAGQLIISSGLGGTYPRGIPVGTVIREVSTPEKWARTYLLQPAASLANLGPVFMLLKKRSDEGVTTIWMSQASADSAARAIAAGGDSLARVAAEQEMAARRAALDSLGREQARADSAAAPRPVPPQTTPAATPPSAAPRPAAAAPSAAPPRPTTTTTPTSTTPAPRPATADTAGRTARPTVPRPTVPRPTVPVPGAHL, encoded by the coding sequence ATGGCGACGAGAGCTTCGCGCGTAGGCAGCGTCATCGACAACGCGCTGCTCGGTACCTGCTTCCTGGGGTCGCTCATCCTGCTGTTCCTGCCGGTGCAGCTGCGCGATCGCTCCGCGGCTGCCCTCCGGCGGACGATCGTCGCACCGTTCGCCGAGCTGCAGCGACGGGCCGAGCTGATGCGCGCGGCGTTCGTCTCGTACGACGAGCGGATGGATCGGCTCGCGCAGATCACGCGGCTCCAGATCGAGTACTCGGCCGTGCGGAGCGAGAACGAGCGGCTCCGGAAAACGCTCTCCCTCGGATCGCGGCTGAGCTGGGGTTTCGTGGCCGCCGAGGCGACGCCGGCGCAGCTCGAGAGCGACCTCGTGTCGCGGCAGATCCTGCAGACGTTCAGCGTCACGGCGGGGTCGCGGGCCGGCATCCAGCCGTTCACGCCGGTCATCAACGCCGACGGGCTGGTCGGCATGGTGCAGACGGCCGACGCCTCGTCGTCGATCGCGATCTCGTACGCGCATCCGGACTTCCGCGTGAGCGCGACGACGCCGAACGACTCGGCGTTCGGGGTGGTGCAGGCGCGGCTCGGCTCGGGCAAGGAGCTCGGCCTGCTGGAGATGCGCGGCGTGCCGTTCCGCTCCCCGCTGAAGGCGGGACAGCTCATCATCAGCTCGGGGCTCGGCGGCACCTATCCGCGCGGCATCCCGGTCGGTACGGTCATCCGCGAGGTCTCGACGCCGGAGAAGTGGGCGCGGACGTACCTGCTGCAGCCGGCGGCGTCGCTCGCGAACCTCGGCCCGGTCTTCATGCTGCTGAAGAAGCGGTCGGACGAGGGCGTGACGACGATCTGGATGAGCCAGGCCTCGGCCGACTCGGCGGCCCGCGCGATCGCGGCCGGCGGCGACTCGCTCGCCCGGGTCGCGGCCGAGCAGGAGATGGCCGCCCGACGGGCCGCGCTCGACTCGCTCGGTCGTGAGCAGGCGCGCGCCGACTCGGCCGCCGCGCCGCGCCCGGTGCCGCCGCAGACGACGCCCGCCGCGACTCCGCCGTCGGCCGCGCCGCGCCCGGCCGCCGCCGCGCCCTCGGCGGCGCCGCCGCGCCCGACGACGACCACCACGCCCACGTCGACGACGCCGGCGCCACGGCCGGCGACCGCGGACACCGCGGGCCGCACCGCCAGGCCCACCGTGCCGCGGCCCACGGTGCCGCGGCCCACGGTACCCGTGCCCGGGGCCCACCTGTGA
- the hisS gene encoding histidine--tRNA ligase: MTVSKPLPGFRDFFPAEFAERAYIVNTWRSVARRYAFVEYDGPPLEPLELYTRKSGEEIVGQLYNFEDKGGRAVAMRPEMTPTFARMVASRANALRKPVRWFSVPQLFRYERQQRGRLREHFQLNVDLVGESDVSADAELLAVAIDIMRAFGLAEGDVVARVSDRRLLAALLAGVGIDEAQLPAAYAAIDKIERDPREVLLERLANAGIANDVGERVLDLARPWTIEDLRAAHPHASEHVDRMERYLALLDALGVRKWVKLDLTIVRGLAYYTGIVFEIFDRQGEFRAICGGGRYDTLLSALGGVDLPALGFGMGDVVLGELLRSRGLMPSSEPAIHYWVAYDDPALLPMAMHTATLLRRLGYAVEYALREQSLDKQLKAARSAGAVAAVLLKRDTLASSQSVTLRRLADKAEETLTMSAWMDQLTAAHEGRPPVDGLQGPTGID, from the coding sequence ATGACCGTCAGCAAGCCCCTCCCCGGCTTCCGAGACTTCTTTCCCGCGGAGTTCGCCGAGCGCGCCTACATCGTCAACACGTGGCGGAGCGTGGCGCGCCGCTACGCGTTCGTCGAGTACGACGGTCCGCCGCTCGAGCCGCTCGAGCTGTACACGCGCAAGAGCGGCGAGGAGATCGTCGGACAGCTCTACAACTTCGAGGACAAGGGCGGGCGCGCGGTCGCGATGCGGCCGGAGATGACGCCGACGTTCGCGCGCATGGTGGCGTCCCGGGCGAACGCGCTGCGCAAGCCGGTGCGCTGGTTCTCCGTGCCGCAGCTGTTCCGCTACGAGCGCCAGCAGCGCGGCCGGCTGCGCGAGCACTTCCAGCTCAACGTCGATCTCGTGGGCGAGAGCGACGTGAGCGCCGACGCGGAGCTGCTCGCGGTCGCGATCGACATCATGCGCGCGTTCGGGCTGGCCGAAGGCGACGTCGTCGCGCGCGTGTCCGATCGACGTCTGCTCGCCGCGCTGCTCGCCGGCGTCGGGATCGACGAGGCGCAGCTGCCCGCGGCATACGCCGCGATCGACAAGATCGAGCGCGACCCGCGCGAGGTGCTGCTGGAGCGGTTGGCGAACGCCGGCATCGCGAACGACGTCGGCGAGCGGGTGCTCGACCTCGCGCGCCCGTGGACGATCGAGGACCTGCGCGCCGCGCACCCGCATGCGAGCGAGCACGTCGATCGCATGGAGCGGTATCTCGCGCTGCTCGACGCGCTCGGCGTGCGGAAGTGGGTGAAGCTCGACCTCACCATCGTGCGTGGGCTCGCGTACTACACGGGCATCGTGTTCGAGATCTTCGACCGGCAGGGCGAGTTCCGCGCGATCTGCGGCGGCGGGCGCTACGACACGCTGCTCTCCGCGTTAGGCGGGGTCGATCTCCCGGCGCTCGGCTTCGGCATGGGCGACGTGGTGCTCGGCGAGCTGCTGCGGTCGCGCGGGCTGATGCCGTCGTCGGAGCCGGCGATCCACTACTGGGTGGCATACGACGATCCCGCCCTGCTGCCGATGGCGATGCACACCGCGACGCTGCTCCGTCGACTCGGCTACGCGGTGGAGTACGCGCTGCGCGAGCAGTCGCTGGACAAGCAGCTGAAGGCGGCGCGCTCCGCGGGCGCGGTGGCGGCCGTGCTGCTCAAGCGCGACACGCTGGCGTCGTCGCAGTCGGTGACGCTGCGGCGACTCGCCGACAAGGCGGAGGAGACGCTGACCATGAGCGCGTGGATGGATCAGCTCACCGCCGCGCACGAAGGGCGCCCGCCGGTCGACGGCCTGCAGGGCCCGACCGGGATCGACTGA
- the ald gene encoding alanine dehydrogenase, with amino-acid sequence MLIGVPKEIKTNENRVALVPAGAEALVANGHRVIVETGAGDGSGFTDADYTAVGVEIAPDADAVWAAADMIMKVKEPIEPEWKRMRAGQTVFTYFHFAADERLTRAHLESGATCIAYETVELPTGELPLLTPMSEVAGRMAVQEGAKYLEKLYGGRGVLLGGVPGVPPAKVVILGGGIVGINAAKMAAGMGAKVVVLDVNLDRLRYLSDVMPANVQLIYSNRQNILEQISTADLVVGAVLIPGAKAPKLVRREDIKKMHPGAVIVDVAVDQGGCIETIHATTHENPTYVIDGVIHYGVANMPGGVPRTSTLALTNATLPYALQLANKGWRRALRENPALLKGLNAVDGRVTYPGVADAFGLEYTDPSEMLGEPALAR; translated from the coding sequence ATGCTCATCGGCGTTCCGAAGGAGATCAAGACGAACGAGAATCGCGTGGCCCTCGTGCCGGCCGGCGCCGAGGCGCTCGTCGCGAACGGGCACCGCGTGATCGTGGAGACCGGCGCCGGCGACGGCAGCGGCTTCACCGACGCGGACTACACGGCGGTCGGCGTGGAGATCGCGCCCGACGCGGACGCGGTGTGGGCCGCGGCCGACATGATCATGAAGGTGAAGGAGCCGATCGAGCCCGAATGGAAGCGCATGCGCGCCGGGCAGACGGTCTTCACGTACTTTCACTTCGCCGCCGACGAGCGGCTGACGCGCGCGCACCTCGAGAGCGGCGCGACGTGCATCGCGTACGAGACGGTGGAGCTGCCCACGGGCGAGCTGCCGCTCCTCACGCCGATGTCCGAGGTCGCCGGTCGCATGGCAGTGCAGGAGGGGGCGAAGTACCTCGAGAAGCTGTACGGCGGCCGCGGCGTGCTGCTCGGCGGCGTGCCGGGCGTGCCACCGGCCAAGGTCGTGATCCTCGGCGGGGGCATCGTCGGCATCAACGCCGCGAAGATGGCGGCCGGCATGGGCGCCAAGGTCGTGGTGCTCGACGTGAACCTCGACCGCCTGCGCTACCTATCCGACGTGATGCCGGCGAACGTGCAGCTGATCTACTCGAACCGGCAGAACATCCTCGAGCAGATCTCGACGGCGGACCTGGTGGTGGGTGCGGTCCTCATTCCCGGCGCGAAGGCGCCGAAGCTCGTGCGCCGCGAGGACATCAAGAAGATGCACCCGGGCGCCGTGATCGTGGACGTCGCGGTGGACCAGGGCGGCTGCATCGAGACGATCCACGCGACGACGCACGAGAACCCGACGTACGTCATCGACGGCGTGATCCACTACGGCGTGGCGAACATGCCGGGCGGTGTGCCGCGTACGTCGACGCTCGCGCTGACCAACGCCACGCTGCCCTACGCGCTGCAGCTCGCGAACAAGGGATGGCGCCGCGCACTGCGCGAGAACCCGGCGCTGCTGAAGGGGCTCAACGCGGTGGACGGCCGGGTGACGTACCCCGGGGTAGCCGACGCCTTCGGTCTGGAGTACACGGATCCGTCAGAGATGCTCGGCGAGCCGGCGCTCGCTCGCTGA
- the accD gene encoding acetyl-CoA carboxylase, carboxyltransferase subunit beta: MAWFRKDKKPRVPRRERLEIPPDAWEKCEACGHTDIREKFVRNLNVCPVCEYHRRVRAIEYVNILLDENWEETDDDVRSVDPLGFPEYPQRLKKANTNAGDGDAIITASGSIGGIPANLGVMDFAFMGGSMGSVVGEKIARAGQRSLEKKHPLILISASGGARMQEGVLSLMQMAKASAVLSQLAERRVPYVSILTNPTTGGVSASYAMLGDIILAEPGAVIGFAGPRVIKQTLGQDLPEGFQTAEFLLDHGMLDDVVHRRELKGTLEKLLRHMLGRPAAVGAAAS, translated from the coding sequence ATGGCCTGGTTCCGGAAAGACAAGAAGCCTCGCGTCCCGCGGCGCGAGCGTCTCGAGATCCCACCCGATGCCTGGGAGAAGTGCGAGGCGTGCGGACACACGGACATCCGGGAGAAGTTCGTCCGGAACCTGAACGTCTGCCCGGTCTGTGAGTACCACCGCCGCGTCCGGGCCATCGAGTACGTCAACATCCTCCTGGACGAGAACTGGGAGGAGACCGACGACGACGTCCGCTCCGTGGACCCGCTCGGCTTCCCCGAGTACCCGCAGCGCCTGAAGAAGGCGAACACGAACGCGGGCGACGGCGACGCGATCATCACCGCCTCCGGGTCGATCGGCGGCATCCCGGCGAACCTCGGGGTGATGGACTTCGCGTTCATGGGCGGCTCGATGGGCTCCGTGGTCGGCGAGAAGATCGCCCGCGCGGGACAGCGCTCGCTCGAGAAGAAGCACCCGCTCATCCTCATCTCGGCGTCGGGCGGCGCGCGCATGCAGGAGGGGGTGCTCTCGCTCATGCAGATGGCGAAGGCGTCCGCCGTGCTGTCGCAGCTGGCCGAGCGACGCGTGCCGTACGTGTCGATCCTCACGAACCCCACCACGGGCGGCGTGAGCGCCAGCTACGCGATGCTGGGCGACATCATCCTGGCCGAGCCGGGCGCCGTGATCGGCTTCGCGGGACCGCGCGTCATCAAGCAGACGCTGGGGCAGGATCTCCCCGAGGGATTCCAGACGGCGGAGTTCCTCCTCGACCACGGCATGCTCGACGACGTGGTGCACCGCCGCGAGCTGAAGGGGACGCTGGAGAAGCTGCTCCGGCACATGTTGGGGCGGCCCGCCGCCGTCGGGGCCGCAGCGTCCTGA
- the mrdA gene encoding penicillin-binding protein 2, producing MSFHPNDIARRSRGARVLLVASFVLLGSAFYRAQVLHHAEYVMQSEENRLREVPLPAPRGIIYDRNGKVIAENLPGYTVSVLSPSPDSLRETLRRLNAVIPFTDDDIATAVRRFNRAPNRPAVILADANFAQVSVLEEHRTEFPSLIIQSTPKRWYPDGPSVASIIGYTGEISEAELTKPEFSAYKAGMRIGKGGLERQYENVLRGREGYRFVEVDARGRVVREAPRDDQQPEAAPALYTNIDLDLQKLTQSLFGDTLQGAAVAIDPQTGGVLALVSAPSYDPNRFTGGIPKAYYDSLNTDPRRPLYNKAIQGRYAPGSTFKLATAIAGLEKGLVNLDTHMDQPCTGGFSFGRGYWRCWDKRGHGNVNLAQAIEKSCDVYFYQLGLKLQLSELVAGGLRLHMNDRTGIDLPSEMRPLFPSDPREYFRKKYGRNFVPASTAINMSIGQGENAQTVINMARFYAALANDGIMPRPTIARLQSPRQRVYNLPPDQLAGIRKALAGVVSERGTAAGAAIQGVAIAGKTGTAQSGQFDPATGKELNHAWFTGFAPADKPRIVVAVMLEKVPFHGSVSARIASQMISFYLKAQATVDEAVTNGG from the coding sequence ATGAGCTTCCATCCGAACGACATCGCCCGCCGCTCGCGGGGCGCCAGGGTTCTCCTCGTGGCGTCGTTCGTCCTGCTCGGCAGCGCGTTCTATCGCGCACAGGTGCTGCACCACGCCGAGTACGTCATGCAGTCCGAGGAGAACCGGCTGCGGGAGGTCCCGCTTCCCGCGCCGCGCGGGATCATCTACGACCGCAACGGCAAGGTCATCGCCGAGAACCTCCCGGGCTACACGGTCTCGGTGCTGTCGCCGAGCCCGGACTCGCTGCGCGAGACGCTGCGCCGCCTGAACGCGGTGATCCCGTTCACGGACGACGACATCGCGACCGCGGTGCGCCGCTTCAACCGCGCCCCCAACCGGCCCGCCGTCATTCTCGCCGACGCGAACTTCGCGCAGGTCTCGGTGCTCGAGGAGCACCGCACGGAGTTCCCGAGCCTCATCATCCAGAGCACGCCGAAGCGCTGGTACCCGGACGGCCCGTCCGTCGCGTCGATCATCGGCTACACGGGCGAGATCTCCGAGGCCGAGCTGACGAAGCCGGAGTTCAGCGCGTACAAGGCGGGCATGCGCATCGGGAAGGGCGGCCTGGAGCGGCAGTACGAGAACGTGCTGCGCGGCCGCGAGGGCTATCGGTTCGTGGAGGTCGACGCGCGCGGGCGCGTGGTGCGCGAGGCGCCGCGCGACGACCAGCAGCCGGAGGCCGCGCCTGCGCTGTACACGAACATCGACCTCGATCTGCAGAAGCTCACGCAGTCGCTGTTCGGCGACACGCTGCAGGGCGCCGCGGTGGCGATCGATCCGCAGACCGGCGGCGTGCTCGCGCTCGTGTCCGCGCCGAGCTACGACCCGAATCGCTTCACGGGCGGCATCCCGAAGGCGTACTACGACTCGCTGAACACCGACCCGCGCCGTCCGCTGTACAACAAGGCGATCCAGGGTCGCTACGCGCCGGGGTCGACGTTCAAGCTCGCCACGGCCATCGCGGGGCTCGAGAAAGGGCTCGTGAATCTCGACACGCACATGGACCAGCCGTGCACGGGCGGCTTCTCGTTCGGCCGCGGCTACTGGCGCTGCTGGGACAAGCGAGGGCACGGGAACGTGAACCTCGCCCAGGCCATCGAGAAGTCGTGCGACGTCTACTTCTACCAGCTCGGCCTCAAGCTGCAGCTGTCGGAGCTCGTGGCGGGCGGGCTGCGCCTGCACATGAACGACCGCACGGGGATCGACCTGCCGAGCGAGATGCGGCCGCTGTTCCCCTCCGACCCGCGCGAGTACTTCCGGAAGAAGTACGGGCGCAACTTCGTCCCCGCGTCGACGGCGATCAACATGTCGATCGGCCAGGGCGAGAACGCGCAGACGGTGATCAACATGGCGCGCTTCTACGCCGCGCTCGCGAACGACGGCATCATGCCGCGTCCGACGATCGCGCGGCTGCAGTCGCCGCGGCAGCGCGTGTACAACCTGCCGCCGGACCAGCTCGCGGGCATCCGTAAGGCGCTCGCCGGCGTCGTGTCGGAGCGCGGGACCGCGGCCGGCGCGGCGATCCAGGGCGTGGCGATCGCGGGCAAGACGGGCACGGCGCAGAGCGGCCAGTTCGATCCGGCCACCGGCAAGGAGCTGAACCACGCGTGGTTCACGGGCTTCGCGCCGGCGGACAAGCCGCGCATCGTGGTCGCGGTGATGCTGGAGAAGGTGCCCTTCCACGGCTCGGTCTCGGCACGCATCGCGTCGCAGATGATCAGCTTCTACCTCAAGGCGCAGGCGACCGTCGACGAAGCGGTCACGAACGGCGGATGA
- a CDS encoding rod shape-determining protein: protein MRWPFTKAGSLFPANAIAVDLGTANTLIYVKGEGIVLNEPSVVAIDRETKKMKGVGLEAKRMLGRTPEGIIAVRPLKDGVIADFDVTEKMLRYFLTLVIDKHVFKVKPRVIVCVPSGITEVEKRAVRDSAMGAGAKEVFMVSEPMAAAIGVGLPVESPTGNMVIDIGGGTTEIAVIALSGIVSDTSIRTGGDELDISIVQFMRKNYNLLIGEPTAEQIKITIGSAYPTGDEREMEVKGRDLVSGIPKTVRVHSSEIREAIQEPIQQIVDAVRRALEITPPELASDIVDRGIVMTGGGALIRGLDMMLSQETGLPIHVDDDPLTCVVRGTGRILDDEEKYWSVLTT from the coding sequence ATGCGCTGGCCTTTCACGAAGGCGGGGTCGCTGTTCCCCGCGAATGCGATCGCCGTCGACCTCGGCACCGCGAACACGCTGATCTACGTCAAGGGCGAAGGGATCGTCCTGAACGAGCCGTCGGTCGTCGCGATCGATCGCGAGACAAAGAAGATGAAGGGCGTCGGCCTCGAGGCGAAGCGCATGCTCGGCCGCACGCCCGAAGGCATCATCGCCGTCCGGCCGCTGAAGGATGGCGTGATCGCCGACTTCGACGTCACGGAGAAGATGCTCCGCTACTTCCTCACGCTCGTCATCGACAAGCACGTCTTCAAGGTGAAGCCGCGCGTAATCGTGTGCGTGCCGTCGGGGATCACCGAGGTGGAGAAGCGCGCGGTGCGCGACTCCGCGATGGGCGCCGGCGCGAAGGAGGTCTTCATGGTCTCCGAGCCGATGGCCGCGGCGATCGGCGTCGGGCTGCCGGTGGAGAGTCCGACCGGCAACATGGTGATCGACATCGGCGGCGGCACCACGGAGATCGCCGTCATCGCGCTGAGCGGCATCGTGAGCGACACGTCGATCCGCACGGGCGGCGACGAGCTCGACATCTCGATCGTGCAGTTCATGCGCAAGAACTACAACCTCCTCATCGGCGAGCCGACGGCGGAGCAGATCAAGATCACGATCGGCTCGGCCTACCCGACCGGCGACGAGCGGGAGATGGAGGTGAAGGGGCGCGACCTCGTCTCGGGCATCCCGAAGACGGTGCGCGTGCACTCGAGCGAGATCCGCGAGGCGATCCAGGAGCCGATCCAGCAGATCGTCGACGCCGTGCGCCGCGCGCTCGAGATCACGCCCCCGGAGCTCGCGTCGGACATCGTGGACCGCGGCATCGTGATGACCGGCGGCGGGGCGCTGATCCGCGGGCTCGACATGATGCTGAGCCAGGAGACCGGGCTGCCGATCCACGTCGACGACGACCCCCTCACCTGCGTGGTCCGCGGTACCGGCCGTATCTTGGACGACGAGGAGAAGTACTGGTCGGTCCTGACGACCTGA
- the rodA gene encoding rod shape-determining protein RodA, with the protein MRHRLQAADWPLVVCALLLSVYGIAMVYSAGQVDPSVMNAFVAGAWKRQLVWFVIALGGAYTVSRASTRLLEWIAWPGYLFGLFLLAVTLVFGSGAGTAASMKGWLTIAGHRLGQPAELAKPLTALMLARVLAQRGEEPKSLLDLWKPAVVVFVPWLLIMAQPDLGSGMVLIGILFAMLFWAGVPWPMLVLLASPVVSLLLSFSPTFWGTWFLLLLALLFWYKPYLAEGVTLVVANVFMGVLAPLVWDKLKPYQQRRLLVFLDPQNDPRASGYHVIQSQVAIGSGGWFGKGWTLGSQKRLAFLPAQHTDFIFAVVGEEMGFIGVSIALALFLVLLLRCTRIASRATDSFSSLAAFGLAASWFVHVMVNVGMTLNLMPITGIPLPFFSYGGSFMLISWLAIGALVRFSAEGRGRGEHLAI; encoded by the coding sequence ATGAGGCACCGTCTGCAGGCGGCCGACTGGCCGCTCGTCGTGTGCGCGCTGCTGCTGTCGGTCTACGGCATCGCGATGGTGTACTCCGCGGGCCAGGTCGACCCGAGCGTGATGAACGCATTCGTCGCCGGCGCGTGGAAGCGGCAGCTCGTGTGGTTCGTCATCGCGTTAGGCGGCGCGTACACCGTGTCGCGCGCGTCGACGCGGCTGCTGGAATGGATCGCGTGGCCCGGCTACCTGTTCGGGCTGTTCCTGCTCGCGGTGACGCTGGTGTTCGGCTCCGGCGCCGGGACCGCGGCGAGCATGAAGGGGTGGCTCACGATCGCCGGGCACCGCCTCGGCCAGCCGGCGGAGCTCGCGAAGCCGCTCACGGCGCTGATGCTCGCGCGCGTGCTCGCGCAACGCGGCGAGGAGCCGAAGTCGCTGCTCGACCTGTGGAAGCCCGCGGTGGTCGTGTTCGTGCCGTGGCTGCTCATCATGGCGCAGCCGGACCTCGGCTCCGGCATGGTGCTCATCGGCATCCTGTTCGCCATGCTGTTCTGGGCCGGCGTGCCGTGGCCGATGCTCGTGCTGCTCGCGAGCCCGGTGGTGAGCCTGCTGCTCTCGTTCAGTCCGACGTTCTGGGGGACGTGGTTCCTCCTGCTGCTCGCGCTGCTGTTCTGGTACAAGCCGTACCTGGCCGAGGGTGTGACGCTCGTCGTGGCGAACGTGTTCATGGGCGTGCTCGCGCCGCTCGTGTGGGACAAGCTGAAGCCGTACCAGCAGCGGCGCCTGCTCGTCTTTCTCGATCCGCAGAACGATCCGCGCGCGTCGGGCTACCACGTGATCCAGTCGCAGGTGGCGATCGGCTCGGGCGGGTGGTTCGGGAAGGGGTGGACGCTCGGCTCGCAGAAGCGGCTGGCGTTCCTCCCCGCGCAGCACACCGACTTCATCTTCGCCGTCGTGGGCGAGGAGATGGGGTTCATCGGCGTGTCGATCGCGCTCGCGCTGTTCCTCGTGCTGCTGCTGCGCTGCACGCGCATCGCGTCGCGCGCCACGGACTCGTTCAGCTCCCTCGCCGCGTTCGGGCTGGCCGCGAGCTGGTTCGTCCACGTCATGGTGAACGTGGGCATGACGCTGAACCTGATGCCGATCACCGGCATCCCGCTGCCGTTCTTCTCCTACGGCGGCTCGTTCATGCTGATCTCGTGGCTGGCGATCGGGGCGCTGGTGCGGTTCTCCGCGGAGGGAAGGGGTCGCGGCGAGCATTTGGCGATCTAG
- a CDS encoding bifunctional folylpolyglutamate synthase/dihydrofolate synthase encodes MSAGQLAAVAPHATGAYRAALEHLFARTTGGSRYGLERTRALLATLGDPHLALPVLHVAGTNGKGSTVATLDALLRARGLRAGRYTSPHLVDFRERIVVDDRPITEDEVVAFVHAHTANAERIGSTFFEFTTAMAFDHFARAGADVVVAETGLGGRLDSTNVVQPLVSAVTSIGLDHTELLGDTLDAIAREKAGVFKAGRPAVVGERDATIRHTLAALGEAVGAAPVRVIADETTLSDVAVTPDGTRFTIDGALGRGALATPLLGRFQAANTLVALTMLDAAGDAWRLPLDDAARALGAVRLPGRFQRVGRWVFDVAHNPDGARVLADTLRTVSLPRPLSALVAVLADKDWAAILTELAPVVDHLVLTAAPTAPPNRVWDPAEAQRFAASRGWSAELVTDFDAALARAAQDAGTTLVAGSFHTVGDAMARLQVDPLAR; translated from the coding sequence CTGAGCGCCGGGCAGCTCGCCGCCGTCGCGCCACACGCGACGGGCGCCTACCGGGCAGCGCTGGAGCACCTGTTCGCGCGCACCACCGGGGGCAGCCGCTACGGTCTGGAGCGGACGCGGGCGCTGCTCGCCACGCTCGGCGACCCGCATCTCGCGTTGCCCGTGCTGCACGTCGCCGGCACGAACGGGAAGGGGAGCACGGTGGCGACGCTCGACGCGCTGCTGCGCGCGCGGGGGCTGCGCGCGGGCCGCTACACGTCGCCGCACCTCGTCGACTTCCGCGAGCGCATCGTGGTCGACGACCGGCCGATCACCGAGGACGAGGTCGTGGCGTTCGTGCACGCGCACACGGCGAACGCGGAGCGCATCGGATCCACGTTCTTCGAGTTCACGACGGCGATGGCGTTCGACCACTTCGCGCGCGCCGGCGCCGACGTCGTGGTGGCGGAGACGGGGCTCGGCGGCCGTCTCGATTCGACCAACGTCGTGCAGCCGCTCGTGTCGGCCGTCACGTCGATCGGGCTCGATCACACGGAGCTGCTCGGCGACACGCTCGACGCGATCGCGCGCGAGAAGGCCGGCGTGTTCAAGGCGGGACGACCGGCGGTCGTCGGCGAGCGCGACGCCACCATCCGGCACACGCTCGCCGCGCTCGGCGAAGCCGTGGGCGCTGCTCCCGTGCGCGTGATCGCCGACGAGACGACGCTGTCCGACGTGGCCGTCACGCCGGACGGGACGCGCTTCACGATCGATGGGGCGCTCGGGCGCGGCGCGCTCGCGACGCCGCTGCTCGGCCGCTTCCAGGCGGCGAACACGCTCGTCGCACTCACCATGCTCGATGCGGCGGGCGATGCGTGGCGCCTGCCACTGGACGACGCGGCACGCGCGCTCGGCGCGGTGCGGCTGCCGGGCCGCTTCCAGCGCGTGGGACGCTGGGTGTTCGACGTGGCGCACAACCCGGACGGCGCGCGCGTGCTGGCCGATACGCTGCGTACGGTGTCGCTGCCGCGGCCGCTGTCGGCGCTCGTCGCGGTGCTCGCCGACAAGGACTGGGCGGCGATCCTCACCGAGCTCGCGCCGGTGGTCGACCATCTCGTGCTCACGGCGGCGCCGACCGCGCCGCCGAACCGTGTTTGGGATCCCGCGGAAGCGCAGCGCTTCGCCGCGTCGCGCGGTTGGTCCGCCGAGCTGGTGACGGACTTCGACGCCGCGCTCGCGCGCGCCGCGCAGGATGCGGGAACGACGCTCGTCGCCGGCTCGTTCCACACCGTCGGCGACGCGATGGCGCGCTTGCAGGTCGATCCGCTGGCCCGATAG
- the mreD gene encoding rod shape-determining protein MreD, translated as MSFGAGLRVALAFVALVLLHYTLRPLLGWRAPIDFLVIAVLLVAVRMRPGLAAVLGFIIGLASDALTPSAFGSGALGMSVVAYLASWLKAVFFADNIALSAMFFFVGKWTFDALYLVSERRLQGPELVMQLLLWSPLAATVTALSGVLLLLLLRPLLGRSPG; from the coding sequence GTGAGCTTCGGCGCCGGTCTGCGGGTCGCGCTCGCGTTCGTCGCGCTCGTGCTGCTGCACTACACGCTGCGCCCGCTGCTCGGCTGGCGCGCGCCGATCGACTTCCTGGTGATCGCGGTGCTGCTCGTGGCGGTACGCATGCGCCCCGGGCTGGCCGCGGTGCTCGGCTTCATCATCGGGCTCGCGTCCGATGCGCTGACGCCGTCCGCGTTCGGGAGTGGGGCGCTCGGCATGAGCGTCGTCGCGTATCTGGCGTCGTGGCTGAAGGCGGTGTTCTTCGCCGACAACATCGCGCTCAGCGCGATGTTCTTCTTCGTCGGCAAGTGGACCTTCGATGCGTTGTACCTGGTATCAGAGCGGCGCCTGCAGGGTCCCGAGCTGGTGATGCAGCTGCTGCTCTGGTCCCCGCTCGCCGCGACGGTGACCGCGCTGTCCGGCGTGCTCCTATTGCTGTTGCTGCGGCCACTGCTGGGCCGCTCTCCGGGATGA